The Raphanus sativus cultivar WK10039 chromosome 6, ASM80110v3, whole genome shotgun sequence sequence CTGACTCAAGACCGCCCCAATTCCCAATTTTGAAGCGTCGGAGTGCAGCTCAAATGATAGGGAAAAGTCCGGGAGAACAAGTACTGGCGCCGTCGTTAGCTTAAGCTTGATCAACTCGAATGCGTCAGTGGCTTCCGTGCTCCAATCAAAAGAAGTACCCTTCATACATTCTGTAATAGGCGCCATTATGGTACTGAAGTGAGCCACAAAACGCCTGTAGAATGACGCCAGGCCATGAAAACTGCGCACTTCTGTTATCGTTTTGGGAACAGGCCACGCGCGAATCGCTTCCACTTTACTCATGTCCATCGCCAAACCTTTGTCTGAGATTATGTATCCGAGGAAGAGGACCTTCTTCGTCCCCCATTCACACTTCTGGCGCGCCACAAAGAACTGTTCCTGGCGGAGAACCAAGAGGACTTGACGCAGATGATCTAGATGAGCTTCCCACGAGGAACTAAACACCAATATATCGTCGAAGTATACAACGACAAATTTACCAATAAATGGTCGGAGTGCTTGGTTCATGATCCTCATAAAAGTACTGGGAGCATTAGATAACCCAAATGGCATAACCAGCCATTCAAAGAGCCCTTCACGCGTTTTAAACGCAGTTTTCCACTCGTCGCCGGGGCGGATACGGATTTGGTGATATCCACTCTTGAGATCCAACTTAGAAAATATGCAGGCAGAGCCGATCTGGTCAAGCAAGTCGTCCAATCTCGGAATCGGAAATCTGTAACGAATGGTTATTTTGTTGATCGCTCTACTGTCAACGCACATGCGCCACGACCCATCTTTCTTAGGTATCAATAGCGCCGGGACTGCACATGGGCTCAGGCTCTCGCGAACATGCCCCTTAGCGAGTAACTCTTCCACTTGTTTGCGCAACTCTTCATGCTCCTGCGGACTCATACGGTAGTGTGGTCTATTCGGGAGAGAAGCGCCGGGTACCAGGTCAATATGATGCTGAATATCACGCAACGGAGGCAAACCCAACGGTAGTTCCTGAGGAAAGACATCTGCGAACTCATCCAGGAGTGAGCTGATAGTCGGGTCAAGTGTTCCCTGTTCGGATGTCGAAGTGGGTGTCGCGATCAGTGCTACAGCAAACTTCTCCTCTTGTAATTCTGCAGTAAAAGTCGCGTACGAGCAAAGCAGCACTGTGTTGCTTGAGCCTGTACCCTCTCGTAGGTGAGGTGGAATCTGTTGTTGAGTCTGAGATGGTAACGGTGGAAGGTCTTGACTTGGCAATAACACAATTTTGCGATCTTCAAAGAAGAAACTGTGTACATTAGTTCTGCCATTATGCGAGACGTCACGATCAAACTGCCACGGACGACCCAACAACAAGTGACAGACATCCATAGGCACCACATCACAATAGATCTTGTCTTTATAGTAGTCACCAATGGAGAAAGAGACCAAAACGCGGTGCACAATGCGGATTTCAGTTCCCTCTTTAAGCCAAACCATCTTGTACGGCGCAGGGTGATCTGAACGCCTAAGGCCCAACTTGTTGACTGCATCCTCAGATATGACATTTCTGCAACTCCCCGAGTCAATCACAAAACGACAGATTTTGCCTTTGATTGTGCAAGTAGAAGCAAAGATATTGCTCCGCAGCCACGGGTGATCATCTTGTCGCATAGGTGCTAGACAAACACGTCGCAACATGAGTATATTACCCTTATCCCCCGCAGTACGATCCTCAGCTAGCTCTCCAAGAATATCCTCAGAGtgctcatcatcttcatcatcccaTTTCACTTCATCTGTGTGTAACCCACGGCGTGTTTTGTTAGGACACGCAGTCTGGAGATGCCCTGGTTCTCCGCAAGAATAACACCTTAAGGCATTGGGTCTTGTCGATCGCCGTAACTCCCCAGCAGGAGCTTGAGCATGTGTCGCACCAGCCTGTTTTGCAGTCGACGTCTCCCCCACCTCCTTCGTTGTGGTTCCTTGCGCCCCTGTTTCTGGTAAGGACGCACCTCGCGATCTTGAACTTGCATTCCAAGTCTGAGAAGTTGATTTGAATTGAAGCTCAAAGGCGACAGCTCGTCGGTGAGCCTCTGCAATAGTGAGAGGATCGAACTGCGACATGGCGTTCTGTATTTGTGGTCGCAAGCCACCAATAAAACGCGACACCAACTGCACCTCGCTATCCAATATCTCATTGCGAGTTAACAACAAGGAGAACTCTTCTGCGTAATCATCAACAGAACGAGATCCTTGACGCAAATTTTGCAGACGAGTGAACATGGTGCGATCAAAGTTATACGGTAAAAAGGCTTTCCTCATGACTTTCTCAAGTTTCGCCCATGAGTTAATGGTTGACTTTCCTGCTCGAGCCCGAGCCGTCTTGAGCTGTAGCCACCACGACGCCGCCTTCCCTCGGAATCTCGTTGCCACCAACGAAACTTTCCGTTCTTCAGGGACTCGTTTAAACTCCAACAACTCTTGTACTGCAACTAGCCAGTCCAACAATTCTTCACCACGAACTCCACCATGGAATTCTGGGATTTCCACTTTGAATCCCGTTTCCCAACTACGGTCTTCACGATCTCGATGCCTGAATACTCCTCTGTTATTTTGACGATGATCGTCTTCGGCAAAAGGGTTATCTTCCACCTCGGTTGAACCATCTTCAAAGAGGTTCTGGTCGTAATCGCGGTTACGAACATAGCGGTTACGTGCCAGACGATCAGGATCATGTTGCAGATGAACTGCTTCAGTGAGATCTCGCAACGAATGTTGGATCGTTGCCTGGATGTTTTCCTGCATTGTCACCAACGTACGACGAAGTTCTTCCCATTCGTTCAACGGAAACTCAGCTGCTTGCGGTTGACGACGAGGAGCCATTGATTTTCTTCTGAAACGTGacggaaaagaaaaaaaaaatttaggtcGGATAGAacttgctctgataccaaactGGCGCAGCGTAAGTTATCAAAACGAATTCGTTTAGTCGAAGAATACCCGAATGTCGATTTGGTTCCTGTTTTCGTTGATTCAAACTATGAATGCCGAAGAACAAGCAAAGAGAAAAGCTTCAAAGCTCTGTATAATTCAATAATGAGGTGAACTTTTTACAACGACGCGTATGTCAATATATACATAGCGTAACTACTAAATCTCTCCTAAGATCCTATCTTATCTCTAACTAATGTTTATCtagaaataaatgaaataaccgaaaaacaaaaccaaagccCAACTTAAAAGAAAACGTTATAGGCTCTGTttcaatggatcaaaacagagGCCTGCAAGTTAAAGGATGCGCTGCATCAATCTGTTTCATATCACCGGACAACATGGAAACGTTGACTAACGAAACCAATGAGCTCAGACCGGAGTTTCTCCACGTTCTTCCATGTCAAAGATCAGCCAAAGGTTTCTTGATGAAAATTTCATTTATCTTCTCTTTAATATTTGTTCTTTTCTCATTACTCATCTCTGTAGATTTTATTTCTTGCAGTTCTTGTAAAGAACTGTAtactgtttcttcttttttccaaTCTCCTAATCACCGGAGCTATGGAAACTCACGAAGCCGTTCACTTTCGAACTAAGTTTCTCCATGTTCTTCTTAGTCGACGATCAGCCCCTGGTTTGTTTTAAtgatcttattattattataaaccTTCTTTTATATTCTCTTCATAATTAATTGCAGAGTTAAATGATTATCTTGCTTAATGAACTGTTATTATAATCCAAATCTTGGTTAACAGTTCCACTGGTAGCTGAGCGTTCGAAGCCAGTGGCAAATCCTATATTTCAAAGTGATGTTCCATCTACAGATGTgagatattattaattattgatAACTTCTCtacattatataaatatacaaaaggaaaaaaaaaaatcattattttcattACCAAACTAGGCAACAGAGTCTAGTCCGAAGGAACACATGGATAACTTAAAAGATATGCTTAATGAGGAAAACATTCATTTGCACACTGaggtaatttatttattaacactTCTCTCTAGTCTTTCTAGCAAGTTTCtgatcatttattttatatgtactaagATGTTGTTTATGTAATGTAACAAGGCTGGAGAGCAAGGAAGATTGCCTTTGCTTATCTTAAGCTTGAAGGATAAGAGTGTAGAAAAAAGACCAGCTGTTGTGTTTATGCATGGCTCAGGCACAAACAAAGAATGGTTAAGGCCATTTCTTGagaagtaaaaacaaaaacatcttAACTTGTTTGCTTTCTTCTATATTGAAATTTGAAAGAATGTCTTTCCTTTGCTTTGTAAGGCATATGCTTCACGGGGATATGTAGCCATTGGTTTGGACTCTCGCTACCACGGGGAACGAGCTGACTCCAAAACTGCCTATCAAGATGTAAAGTCATAATTGTTTATGAATCCTTAACTATTAATCTTTCTGTAGACTTTTGAGTTCTGACATGGTGGGTTTTGGTGTAAATTTCAATTGCAGGCTCTTAT is a genomic window containing:
- the LOC130495912 gene encoding uncharacterized protein LOC130495912; this encodes MDQNRGLQVKGCAASICFISPDNMETLTNETNELRPEFLHVLPCQRSAKVLVKNCILFLLFSNLLITGAMETHEAVHFRTKFLHVLLSRRSAPVPLVAERSKPVANPIFQSDVPSTDATESSPKEHMDNLKDMLNEENIHLHTEAGEQGRLPLLILSLKDKSVEKRPAVVFMHGSGTNKEWLRPFLEAYASRGYVAIGLDSRYHGERADSKTAYQDALISSWKNGNTMPFIFDTVWDLIKLAEYLTQRKDIDPQRIGIAGISLGGMQAWFAAAADTRYSVAVPLIGVQGFRWAIDNDAWQGRVDSLKPLFEKARIDMGKSEIDKEVVKKVWDRIAPGLASQFDAPYSVPVIAPRPLYLLNGAEDPRCPLGGLVVPVKKAKKAYKKTPGNFKFVAEAGVGHTVTSFMIKEASDWFDKFL